The Brassica oleracea var. oleracea cultivar TO1000 chromosome C6, BOL, whole genome shotgun sequence genome includes a region encoding these proteins:
- the LOC106300300 gene encoding trihelix transcription factor GTL1 — translation MEQGAGGGNEVVEEASPISSRPPANMEELMRFSAAADEGGGLGGGGSSASSSSGNRWPREETLALLRIRSEMDSTFRDATLKAPLWEHVSRKLLELGYKRSAKKCKEKFENVQKYYKRTKETRGGRHDGKAYKFFSQLEALNTTPPSSSLDATPLSVANPIQPPPSSSQFPVFPLPQTLPHSVSFTPNVAPPPPPPPAPMGPTFPGVTFSSHSSSTASGMGSDDDDDEEDIMDVDQAGPSSRKRKRGNRGGGKMMELFDGLVRQVMQKQASMQRSFLEALEKREQERLHREEAWKRQEMSRLAREHEIMSQERAASASRDAAIISMIQKITGHTIQLPPSFSSQPSPPPRQPPPAAKRPSSQPVEPPQLQPIMAIPQQQVLPPPPQPPPQQEVTMSSDQSSPSSSRWPKAEILALINLRSGMEPRYQDNVPKGLLWEEISSSMKRMGYNRNAKRCKEKWENINKYYKKVKESNKERPQDAKTCPYFHRLDLLYRNKVLGSGGSSSASALPHQDQISTVQKQSPVSAVKPPQGVVTVGSASSEGEEPREESPQETEKPEDLVMKELMQHQQQDSMISEYEKIEESHNYNNMEEEEMDEELDEDEKSAAYEVAFQSPANRGGNGHTEPPFLTMVQ, via the exons ATGGAGCAAGGAGCTGGAGGAGGTAATGAAGTGGTGGAGGAAGCTTCACCAATCAGCTCAAGACCCCCGGCTAATATGGAAGAGTTAATGAGATTCTCAGCGGCGGCGGATGAAGGTGGAGGGTTGGGAGGAGGAGGAAGCTCGGCTTCTTCGTCGTCGGGGAACAGATGGCCGAGAGAAGAAACGCTTGCGCTTCTCAGGATCCGATCTGAAATGGATTCTACTTTCCGTGACGCCACTCTCAAAGCCCCTCTTTGGGAACACGTTTCCAG GAAGCTGTTGGAGCTAGGCTACAAACGCAGTGCTAAGAAATGCAAAGAGAAATTCGAAAACGTTCAGAAATACTACAAACGCACTAAAGAAACGCGCGGTGGTCGGCATGACGGTAAAGCTTACAAGTTCTTCTCTCAGCTCGAAGCTCTCAACACTACTCCTCCTTCCTCTTCTCTCGACGCCACTCCTCTCTCCGTCGCCAATCCCATCCAACCGCCTCCTTCTTCATCTCAGTTCCCAGTCTTCCCTCTACCGCAGACCCTACCGCACAGTGTCTCTTTTACACCCAATGTAGCTCCTCCTCCTCCTCCTCCTCCTGCTCCAATGGGTCCCACCTTTCCCGGAGTGACCTTCTCGTCTCACAGCTCATCGACGGCTTCAGGAATGGGGTCTGATGATGACGACGACGAAGAAGATATAATGGACGTGGATCAGGCGGGTCCCAGCAGCCGCAAACGCAAACGTGGTAACCGGGGAGGCGGCAAGATGATGGAATTATTTGATGGTTTGGTGAGGCAAGTGATGCAGAAGCAAGCGTCTATGCAAAGGAGCTTTCTTGAAGCCCTTGAGAAGAGAGAACAAGAGCGTCTCCATCGTGAAGAAGCTTGGAAACGCCAAGAGATGTCTCGTTTAGCTCGAGAACACGAGATCATGTCTCAAGAACGAGCCGCTTCTGCTTCTCGCGACGCCGCAATCATCTCAATGATTCAGAAAATCACTGGCCACACTATCCAGTTACCTCCTTCTTTCTCATCACAACCGTCTCCTCCGCCGCGTCAACCGCCACCCGCAGCTAAACGCCCTTCATCACAACCTGTAGAACCACCTCAACTACAACCAATAATGGCCATTCCACAACAACAGGTTCTTCCTCCTCCTCCTCAACCACCACCACAACAAGAGGTGACCATGAGCTCTGATCAATCGTCGCCCTCGTCATCGCGGTGGCCAAAGGCGGAGATTCTTGCGCTTATAAACTTGAGAAGCGGAATGGAACCAAGGTACCAAGACAATGTCCCTAAAGGACTTTTATGGGAAGAGATCTCATCTTCCATGAAGAGAATGGGATACAACAGAAACGCAAAGAGATGCAAAGAGAAATGGGAAAACATAAACAAATACTACAAGAAAGTTAAAGAAAGCAACAAGGAACGTCCTCAAGATGCCAAGACCTGTCCTTACTTTCACCGCCTCGATCTTCTTTACCGCAACAAAGTCCTTGGAAGCGGTGGCAGTTCTAGCGCTTCTGCTCTACCTCATCAAGACCAAATATCAACGGTACAAAAGCAGAGTCCGGTCTCTGCAGTGAAGCCCCCACAAGGAGTTGTTACCGTCGGGTCAGCTTCAAGTGAGGGAGAAGAACCTAGAGAGGAAAGTCCACAAGAAACAGAGAAG CCAGAAGACCTTGTGATGAAAGAGCTGATGCAACACCAACAACAAGATTCAATGATAAGTGAGTATGAAAAAATTGAGGAGTCTCACAATTATAATAACATGGAAGAAGAGGAGATGGATGAAGAACTAGACGAGGATGAGAAATCTGCGGCTTATGAGGTTGCATTTCAGAGCCCTGCAAACAGAGGAGGCAATGGCCACACCGAGCCACCTTTCTTGACAATGGTTCAGTAA